From a single Drosophila sulfurigaster albostrigata strain 15112-1811.04 chromosome 3, ASM2355843v2, whole genome shotgun sequence genomic region:
- the LOC133843535 gene encoding uncharacterized protein LOC133843535, which yields MLVKHLVKQGLLFRNAGAMSRAAYHGGGHHQHSTMNDLPVPAGDWKEQHSQNQTKYNAALLTGILVLAGTIGFVKSSGLIHLNYSPPSNLD from the exons ATGTTGGTCAAGCACCTCGTCAAACAAGGACTGTTGTTCAGAAATG CTGGCGCTATGTCGCGTGCTGCCTACCACGGTGGCGGACACCACCAGCACTCCACCATGAACGATTTGCCCGTGCCCGCTGGTGACTGGAAGGAACAGCACAGCCAGAACCAGACCAAGTACAACGCCGCCTTGTTGACCGGTATCCTGGTCTTGGCTGGCACCATTGGTTTC GTGAAGTCGTCCGGCTTGATCCATCTGAACTACAGCCCTCCCAGCAACTTGGATTAA